The genomic segment ACCCGGTGATGCGCTCAATGTCCTCTGTTTTCAGTGCGGGCAGCTTATCTCTAAAATCGTCTTGAACCGCCCGCCAGTCATAGTGCTCCCCCGCCGGCGGTGGCGAGTGAACCGGCACCCGCTCGCTGGACGGCGGCGAATTCAGATAGGCCAGCCCCGGCACCGGCTCGTTGTTCCACTTGCTAAAGCGAATCGAAAAACCCCAGCCTCGGTCCAGCGGCGCGGGCCACGATTCGACCACCACGGTCAGCTCGTTCCACCCGGCGCGCAACGGGGCGTACGACGCCACCGTGTCCACCAGATTCCGATCCGCGAACTTATGTGCCGAGTAGTAGTCCCCCCGATGGATGCAGGCACCATTCAGCCAAACAGCTGCGCCGTCGTTCTGACCAATCCACATGCGCACGTCCTGATCCGCTGGCGAATAAACCCACGCCGTCGCGCGGGCCAGCGCCCAGCCTGCCCCGGGAAAAACCTCCGCTAGATTGATGAAGTCCGTCTCCGCATTAACGCGAATGGTCTTCTCCGGCGCGGCGGCCGGCAACGGATCGAGCACGTGCTTTTGCGGCGGGCCTTCCGCGGGCGGCGTGTCCTTCACGGGATACGGACCATCGATCTGCCACAGGTCGACGTAGCCGCCGGGAACGGGTGTATCGGCGATGCGCGGCCGCATGCACTCGTCACCGGCGAGGTGATAGCGCATCACCGATCGGACCGACGTGCCGATATTATGCGGTGGCTGCGTGCCGCATGCAGAAAGCGCTTCGCCGTCCGGCACGGCGGAGATCACTTCTCCCGCGCGAATCGCCCACAGGTAATGTTCGTACCACAATCGCATGTATTGCGGCCAGGTCGAATCGATGTACGTCGCCGAGAGCGCAGCCCCGCGCGGACCCTGATCCGGACCGACCGTGATGCTCGGCTTGCCCTGTTCTTCGGGCAACCGGGGCCGGATGCTGATGACGCTGTCGAACCAGCCGCGCCGCCCGATGAGATCCTCGGCAGGCGCCTCCAGCCCCTCGGCATACGTCACATACTCCCGCGGTTCGTAGTCCAGCACTTCGTAGAATGTTGTCGCAATGCGAAGCCGTCCGCCCGTCGCGCCCCAGATCATGGCCGCGCCGAGCAGCCAATGCTCCTTGATCGCGCGAAGATCGGCATTGGACAGCTTGGTGCCGCCGCGCTTGCGTTCGATGATCACCAGCGCGTACCAAACAGCCGGCTCCTGGAACCCGACGGCGTAACCGGCTCGCTGCATGTAATCAAGCAGTTTGATCGGACCGGTGTTCATGCGCTCGGCCATTTCACCCGCGCGATAGAAGCTGTCGGCATGCTTCGGATCAATGATGCGGGCCTCGTCAAATTCGTTAAACGCCTGCGAATAAAGCCCTGCCTGCTGAAGATACAAACCCCAGCGGTATCGCTCGTTGAGATTGCCCGACGGATTGTGCGGCCGGCCGTCGTAGGCCAGCTTGCGCAACCCGCGGCGCGCCATTCGCGCGATGCGCTCGTTGTCCGACTGGCTTAGCGCTTCGTAAGACTTGCGCGCATTGATCTTGTCGCCGCCTAAATCAAAGAACAGCGCCTGAAGAAACTGCTTCGCGACCGGATCGGGCGTCTCCTGAATCAGCTCCAGCAGCGGCCCAGAAGCGCGTTCGGGCAGCACCAGCACGTCGGGCATCGCCACCATCGGAATCGCGATGCCTTCGACCTCGCTCTCCAGCGTTACCTGAATCGTCAGGTTCCCGTTTTCAAACCCTGGATTGGCGCGAACGTCACCCAAATTGATGACGTACGCCGTGTTGTAATCCTGCAAATCCCAATCGGGCAACGCCTTCGTCCCGATCGTGAACTTCAGCTTCGCCGGAATCTGCTGCTCCACCGTCAGCGGCTGGTCTGACCCCACCACCGGCGGCTGTGACACGGCCTTCTTCGGGCGACTGCTGACCATCACAATGCCCAGCGGGAGATGACCCGATGCACTCGGTGGGAGGATGAATTTCTGTTCATGCGTGCCGGCGGGGATTTGCGCAAACCCCATCGGAATCCAGTTTACTTCGTAGTGGCTGCCGGCGCTTGCAGTCAGCGTCGAGACCCCAAGAAGAAACGCGCCGATGAGGCTCTTTCTCCCAAGCCCCGTCATTGCGTTGCGGCCGAACGCGAAAAGAATGAAACTGCGAACCCTCATGATCGATGCCTCAAGCTGCGGTAACATGATCCGGCGTCTGCATGGAAATCATCATAAACGCATCGAACCCACGTCGCCAATCAGGAGGGTCGCCGCGACGCGGAGTCGCTTGCGCGATGAGACGAACCCGCGCCTTGATCGGTCGAAGAAGTGTGCATCCACTCAAAGTCGCGGTCGTTCGCACCGACGGTGTCGCTTGTTGTTCGGGCGTCGCGCGCTGCCGGCATGAGTCGCGGCGATTGCCGTACCCGTCGCCGCAACCCCAGCCACGCCACGAGGAGCACCGCGACTGCGAGAACGACCCAGCGTTCGCTTGCCATGGAAACGCCACTGGAACGTTCCGCGGTACGATCCGACGTCGATGCCACGCTGACCATTCCATTCGTCACCACAACGACGCCGGCGCCGGATTGGCCGTCCGCCGTGCGAAACATGCGCGACTTCAGAAAGTATCCCGTCGCCCGTACCGGCAAGCCGATCGGCATCCTTGCCGGTTGCTCCATGCAGACAATCGTAACGATGGCATGCGAACCGGGCACCGAGAGTTCCAACTGCGTCAGGCGGCCCAATTCCGGCCGCGCGCGAATCTCATATTCCTCCCGACTCCGCAGAACCCCCTCCACCACCACAGGTCGTCCGCGAAAATCCGCCGGCCGCTCCATCAACTGCCGGATTGGGGTCGATGATTCGGATGCGGCTGCCAGCAATTCCTGTCGTGCCGCGGAGGATCGGGCGTGCGCGCAAAGCCAATAGAACGCCTCGTCGTCAAACGAAAACGTCCCATCGACCACCTGATCGAACATTTCTCTCGCCGCAGTGGCGCCTGGCTCCGTCCGAACAGGAGCGGCCCACTCCTGCACCGGCGAGACTGGCGGCGAGGCACACGAAGCCGGCAGTATGACCCAGGCGATGACACTCCACCACCGCTTCATGGTGCGCTCACTTCGCACAACCGCCTTGCTTCGTCGTGCAATTCCAGCAGCCGCGCCTGCCACGGCGGCCCACCAAGATCCGGATACCACGCTCGCTCGCTGGCGATGCCGCGCACCACGTCCCGCGCGCGACCCCGTCGAAGCTGATGCCGTAGCCAGCAATACCTTGCCTGCCAGTACAAGACCGGGTTCACGTCGCGCAGCGCGGTGTCTTCCAACAGACGACCCCATAGCGCTTCAGCGCGATCCGCCAGTCGCTCACGCTGTGATGCATCGGCCGATTCGGCCCGCGCCTCGTACAGCCGGGCTGACCATGCAATAAAATCGCCGCGTTGCGGCGCACGACGCATCAATTGCTCAAGCTGCGAAAGGGCTTCATCCGCTCGCCCGGCATCGGCCAGAAACCGCGCCCAGGCAAACCGCGCCACGACCTCCAACGCGCGATACTCCGGCTGGGACAGACACAACCCGGTCAAGCGTTCGGCCAGGCGCACACCATCCCCTGCAAGCTGCGCCGCTTTCTCGCGCTGACCGGCAACGTCGTATCGAGTGATTTCGTCGCCCATATCATCGAGTAGCGATTTCACCACGTCTCCTGCCCCGGGCCGGATCGGCGTCGACAGAATTTTCTGCATGACCTGCGACGCTTCCAAATTTCGACCGAGCTTTTGCAGGCAGCGCCAGCGGAGCGCCAGCACGTCTATTTCCGACTCAAGCGGCGCGAGCGCAACCAGCGCTTCGTCGAATGCCGCCACGCCGTCGGAGCTAAGAATGCGGCCCGCGACAAGGCGCGCCTGCCGGGAATCCTCGGTGGGCTTATCCGGCGGACTCGCTTCGGCGTAGGCCAGCCAGGCGGCTGCCGCTTCCTTCCCCACGGATTGAAGACTGGCATCGCCGGTTTCCCGCGACTGGTCGAACAACCTCTGACGACACGCCGCGATGCCACGGATCGCGCCGAGATGGTACGACGACGACGGTGGGATCCGTGCAAACGCCGCCACGGCCCCCTCCCAATCCCCCGTCTCCTGCAACGCCAACGCGGCGGAATACCGCGCTTCCTCCGCCAGGTCGTGCTTCGGCAGCCGTGTTGCCAAACGTTGCGATGCGCGGGCCAGCACGCGGCAGTCTTCCGGACGGCGGCCGGCCAGCGCCAGCTCGCGCGCGATCCGATAAGCCTGCTCGATGGATTGCGCCGCGACGAGATCGTCTGAACCGTCGCCGATCTTCTCAAAGAGCGACAAGGCATCCCGCGGCCGCCCCAATTTATATTGACAAAGCGCAAGATGAAACATGGCTGCATCGCGCGTGGACGGGTCCAGCCGGCGTTCCACGAGAACGTTCAGCAACGTCTCGGCCCGCGCGAAATCCCCGCGCGCCAGCCGCTCCTCCGCAGCCAGGCGAAGCGATGCGTCGGACAAAGTCTCCGGCTCCGCCGTGGCGGGCACGATTCGTTCGAGGTAGACGCGGGCAAGCGCCTCCCACGCCGGACCTCGACGGGCAACGTTCTCCATCTCCTCGATGGCGTGATCCCGAAGCGTCTCGAACGTCTCCGATGGGGCCCGCGCTATGGAACTCCCTGATTGATCCGAACCACCCGCGGTGCGATCCCGAATCATCGCCCGGGCCTCAACCATCCACGACCACGCGTGCAACACCGGTGCCAGCCGAATGTAAAATGCGCCGCCCGAGTCCCCTCGATTGACGGGCGCCTTCGCTAAGGCCCCGAACACGCGCCGCGCGGCATCCCACTTCCCCGCAGCCAGCAATACGCGGCCCAGCTCATGCTGCGCGCGCACGGACAGATCCATCGGCGCAGGAGAATCGACCGCTCGCTTCAGCACCGCCTC from the Planctomycetia bacterium genome contains:
- a CDS encoding tetratricopeptide repeat protein produces the protein MVRVFPIHERQRVRAVIALAWVTALVSSSPIIAQDDPAIEAGRLTGEAYRLIRALSDRGMPELVAEAVKNQPAPFRIHVARAYRQAAATTHTDSVRRDFLIASEREYRHLIARDPGTTAERSEWIEFHFAECRVELADLLLKHRLAPELDRLEMTSGLAGDRKALDAGLAEVIDLNRRAGQGLFRLMDAKRLTEERFMLLGLTQPLRALGQAQRTGLAWAQLYRATVTEADPAARAARANEALAAFDALSRESDDANERLGALIGKGIALRELAAWQEAEAVLKRAVDSPAPMDLSVRAQHELGRVLLAAGKWDAARRVFGALAKAPVNRGDSGGAFYIRLAPVLHAWSWMVEARAMIRDRTAGGSDQSGSSIARAPSETFETLRDHAIEEMENVARRGPAWEALARVYLERIVPATAEPETLSDASLRLAAEERLARGDFARAETLLNVLVERRLDPSTRDAAMFHLALCQYKLGRPRDALSLFEKIGDGSDDLVAAQSIEQAYRIARELALAGRRPEDCRVLARASQRLATRLPKHDLAEEARYSAALALQETGDWEGAVAAFARIPPSSSYHLGAIRGIAACRQRLFDQSRETGDASLQSVGKEAAAAWLAYAEASPPDKPTEDSRQARLVAGRILSSDGVAAFDEALVALAPLESEIDVLALRWRCLQKLGRNLEASQVMQKILSTPIRPGAGDVVKSLLDDMGDEITRYDVAGQREKAAQLAGDGVRLAERLTGLCLSQPEYRALEVVARFAWARFLADAGRADEALSQLEQLMRRAPQRGDFIAWSARLYEARAESADASQRERLADRAEALWGRLLEDTALRDVNPVLYWQARYCWLRHQLRRGRARDVVRGIASERAWYPDLGGPPWQARLLELHDEARRLCEVSAP